In Epinephelus moara isolate mb chromosome 20, YSFRI_EMoa_1.0, whole genome shotgun sequence, the genomic stretch cacctccccagagatGAAACTACACGTTGCAGCGACGCAGaagatgaaaccatttccctcagtggaaacaaagcttttatttactttgatttcacagataagaaacaataaattgtgaagacaataaagcctccacaaaaatagcatttttggcttcatatgagcagaggaaatctccgcttgtcgctaggctaatttatacaatgcaaaatgccataggcttgtgctaataacgttagcgtgttgtatttgtttggaaaacgtgttcagtataagacagttgttttgtcagtgaaccttgtgagttgtaatgtagctgaattttgtaacgttacctttgttaaatgttgctgttgtccctggcttcatgagtagaggaaatgtccactagctgctaggctaatttttacaaagcaaaatgccataggcttgtgctagtaatgttagcatgttgtatttgtggggaaaatgtgtccagataaagacaagtgtttgtctgtgaatgctgcgagttatagcgaagctgatttgtgtacttgtgtttgaaattgtctccattaagccatgtttaatgtgtgtttaatgtgtgtgtttaatgtgtgttttgaatcaacttaactttcaagcacttcacagaaaccccatcGCCGACtaatgttttggaggtgtaactgcagagtgacacagacacaccacacacaacGGCGCAGGCAACGTGCATAGGCTCTGCagagagctgacacacaagtataaatgcgctttatgtgtgtgactcactgccaggagatttaaaaagcagctagcagcagttagcagctagcataTTGGTAAGAAAATGAGGTCCAGGGGTTCCTTACCCTCCTAACAGAAGACGAGATCTGCTGCTACAtaacagtcagtacgtttacatgcacagcttaatccagctatgctcaaaattcgattttggcgtctaatcggacttctgtccttgtcccagtttacatgcaactgagaaaatcgaattactgacgggaacgtgtcctcctcctcaacactaggtggcgatatgcgtcGTTTCTGCGGATTAATATGGCCCcctttccggttgacctattacgtcacttaataataaacaactggagtcaggTGGCAGACCGGCATTTTCGAACAACAGCGAGATGGATAAtcgtacagctttgttcatctcgTACGTAATGTACGCgttactgattgtgcagataaggtgcacgctatccctcgtggtcatggtgatttcgagaggcagacaagaatgccgtatgctgttggagggctacaacaatagcatgtcttgtctgttccggGGTCATACGCCAGCGCGGGGGGTGTGGAGCACgcgcacatgcattgtctcGTTTAACTCCGATTAAGGTGTATACATGCCGGAGAAAATCGCAttccaatcgcattatctgggtgtcttaatcGGAGTTGGAGAACTCCGATATTAGTCGGAGTAACGCGTTTATATGCACTTCAGTTGTCCAGTTATAGTCGGATTAAGGCAATAATtcgtttttttcaagtgtcatgtaaacgtactgagtgacaGTAAAAGATTGTTACTGCCATGTTATTGTATTGTTACTGTTTTAAAGCTCTGCCTGAGGCGTGCATTGCACGCCACACTAGAGGCTGGCGTTGTAGTGTTACACATCTCGGTTCTTTTGCTTCCAGTGTAcaatctaaaatcacacactgttgGGGCATTATGCCACCACTGTTTGCTTTCTGTATTCTCTATGAAAAAAAGCTAAGCTGTTGCAGCTTTATCGTGGAATCTCTGAGTCAAAGCAGCTTTTCACACTTGAATACGAATAATATGTCTGGGTAATAACACATCAAACACTGACCTGGTTTGCATAATGTTTTGGCAGCTTCCTCCTCTCGATCTCCAtcccctcttcttcctctgtggtgcCATCTTGCTCCTTTTCCCCCTGCTCTTTTTTCTCCATGTCCTCCTCTCCATCGCTGTCTGCCCCCGTCCAGTCCCCATCAGCCAGACGCCGTGCATGGTTGACGTAGTTCAACCTTTTACTGAATTAGTGATGGAAAAAAAGGCTCATTCAGATACATGCGCTATGGCATTATTTTAAAGACGTAAACATCTGTGTGATTTACCTGTACACAAGGTATGTTGGTCATTCAAACACCACTACTGTGTTCATGGCGCAGTACAGACGTGTGAAGGGCAGAAAACCATTATGTATTACAATAAGATTAGATTAGATAGATTCGATTTAGAGTCATGACTTGAGGTGGGAGAAATTCTAATCCAGAAGGAACAGGCTTCATACTGTGAACTAACAATGGAAAACTCCATAGTCAAATACTGAAATATAAATATGAGGATGTTTACCTTTTCTGCAGGTCAAGGAAGCGCCGCCGTCGCTCACTCTGCTCCAGCACGCTGTACTTGCTCTTGTACTGGGCCAGCCGAGGGTGGGGGGCGGCTGTGCTGTTGGGCTCCTTGGACACAGCAAAGCTGGCCGAGAGGGCTTGGGTCAGGTCATCCATGGGGACTCTGGAAAATCAATACAACCATGTAAGCTTATCAAGACAGTAAATCCAATGCCCCTGCTTCTACTGTGAGAAAAGGTGGTTGATGAATTCAATTAAGTATCACACAAGTCTGAATCGGAAAACAGAGCCATTATTAGTGTCAGAAGTTATTCATAATCTTTGGGAACAGCACTGATGCCAGAGGGACAATGGGGCAGAAACACTGCTGGGTCTTTGTGTGATCACATACAGGTGCTCTTTGGAGACTTCATGTGTACTTTACTTTGCTTATTCAATCTTGGAAAGGGCTCATTGCAGGGGGGAGACTATCATCTGTAGGGTGTTGACCTGCTGAAGAAGACCTCTATCTGTTGCAAAGCATTGGtcattttaaatacatattgccatgtaaaataaaggcattttaatttTGCACAAACTCCACTGGGTTTTTGAAGGAGGTttgcattttctatttttactgaaaccattttTACTCATGACCATCCTTTCACAAGATGGAATCTACTACTTTGAATTATGTGTGAAAACGACCAGGATATAATGAAATATGTGTACCAGGGATGGGATTAACGATACTGCACTATAATAGTGATGCTGTCGAAGCACCAATACTACATTATAGCCTTTTATGAATCTGAGACAAAGGTGTCATTTTCTTTAGGCAGTTCAGCCCTTTGCCAGTCTGTTTGACGTTTGCATGATGGCACACAGGTTCATGAATATTAGAATATCATTTACTGCTTTTAATGTATGAATCAGTGCTGCAATCAATTATATTTACTGATTATCTTTAATATTTGTctggtttataaaatgtcagggAAAGAAGTGACAAATTCCCAGAGTTcaaggtgatgtcttcaaattaCTTGTTTTGCCAACAGTGTAAAACCCATTTACATGCAATTTACAACGACACAAAACAGCAGATCCTCAGACATGAGAAGCTGAAGCCATAAAAGCTTCATAGACTAACTGaactgattatcaaaatatACACTGTGTGCCTATATAGCAGATAGCAGAGCTACTATAAACATGTAATCACATAATCTCTCAGTCTTTGACAACATCGGATCATGTGCTCATATACTTGAAACATTTATTATGTCTGTGCCCTCCACCAGTAACTCCTTAGATACAGTTTAGGcaccacagaagaagcaggGGACTTCACCTGGTTAGTTAGTTTTAATCCCAACGTTACACTAAGCTAGTGTAACGTAGCTAGTACTACATCATGTAACTGGTAACGTAAGGTCCGTTTTACAGGACGTTTTAGCCACCTTGCTGTAATCTCCGCACTCGTAAAACGCCAAGACAACAAACGTCTTTTAAAATAGGcgataaaatataataaaagtgaCCCTTGTATGACAGGCTGCTAGCTACCGCTGCACCTAGTCAGCCAGTCATCTTAGCAGTTAGCATCGTGCTAAACCTGCTAGCATACAGTTAGCCGGCTAGTCGTTAGCAACACTGGCGTCACCGCTTTAATTTCCAACTAGCTACACATAATTATGAAGCCCAGAGCACGTATTAGACAGCAGATTTGTTCAGATAAAAGCATTAATAACATCATTAGTTAAATAGATACCGTGGACATTCAGAGAGGCTGCTGCTGAAACGTCACGCTGTCATCTTTCCCACCAGCGGCGACTTGAGTTGGCCGACTGCAGCAGCGAACTATCCCGGAGTTTGGCCAGAGCGAACTTCTGCAGCGATACTGAGTTAGCGGTCTATTTAAGGGCTTGGTgatttctgtattttcttacatctatgtgtgtgcagttgtggaggaagtattcagatcttttactaaGGCAAAAGTAGCAATataacaatgtaaaaatactctgttacaagtaagaGTCCTGCATTCTAAGCATCAAAATATGCGCAAAGTACCAAAAGTATTGGAGAattacttttttcaaaacaattATATAGGCTATTGGACATTAGAATGACAGTGATGTTGCAGCTGCATTAAGCTGGGACtcatttttaattactttaaacaTTGTAGTTTGACCataataatatatcataatttGTTAGTTTATTCATATTTTGCAAAGTAACTTCTGACTAAAGCTATCACATAAATGCAGTGGAGCAAAAAGCACTATATTTGCCCtcaaaatgtagtggagtaggaGTACAAAGAAGCAGGTGGGCCAGTAAGTAAAATGGAATTACTGAAGTACAAGTACTTCAAAAATGTACTGATGTACAGTAGTTGAGTGCATGTTGcgtcagttacattccaccagtGTTTGTGCAGGTATGTAAGTAAGAACTACTCAGATcattaagtaaaagtagcagtaCTGCATAATAAACACTGCCTTTAAAGTACATAATTGTTATCATtgaagtattaaaagtaaaattactcatTGTGCAAAATGGTCATGTAAGTATTAAGTTATAAGCAGTGGGTCTACTTCAACATGGTTGGTCAAAGTAAAATTAATTTGAACTCTTTTATATAATCtacatttggacattttaatccagtggttcccaactggtgcagccacagggtccagatttctccttgatcattagttcaaggtccacacagtttaatatattcagcatcatgcttgggtttggccatgtcgtcgagtttgtttgttgtctctgtcaagtagctgtctgttagtcactcactctacagcaggagatGGCAcctcagaataaaagctctgtgccaggaATTCACTGGACttcaaaatgaagtgtgttttttacaaacttgacatgtttgtgagtcacttgcggtgcattcagaatggatctgtgacccacttttggaccatgacccaccatttgggaaccactggtttaatcaAGAACAAGACATACATTATTAATTGTGATAATACTTATTATAAACTGATCAGATGATTTGTAAAACCTCAAACTTTGAGGGGAACTGTTAAATtaatgtaatggagtaaaaagtacaatatttgcctctgaaatgtaaataaaacaaaaatacttaagtacaagtacctcaaaactgtacttgaGGGATGTTCTTAGTTTCATTGTCCTCAGAAGCACTTTGATTACAAATATGAAATAGTGCAATATACACACAAATTTAAAGTTGAATTTAAACATGTTCTGTTTGGAATATGAACAAAGTTTGTAGCCTATAACTTTATATAAGTATTATACTGGTGGATTTCACTAAAGAAGTCAGTTTGATTCATAATCAGactcagaaatactttattgatccctgaagagaaattatgatttgttacagttgctccaatgtaaagaatagagaattatgaGAAGTAAGAATAAGTGTATGAAAtagaaatgtttaaatataaagcaataaaataaaataaaatagaaatgaaaaatgaaaatatgcattacatataaataaaaggTGTATTATGCCGCAGTGTTAACCCTCGTACttaagatattaaaatataaaaaataaaatatatatcgtcactgtgctgaggctgtaagtgtTATAGtttaactacaatatatacatcaatagaataaaacaagaatAGAATAAGAGTAACagttataaatatatacattcaagaggtgaaaaatattattgtttttgtttttgttgtgtgaagcactttgtgttgcattcttcttctatgaaaagcgctatataaataaaggttGACTGATACAGCAGTCATGATCATCATCTGCAGCCTGAGTGTCTGTTGGATAATCTGTGCTGCAGGTTGTAATAACGTGTTTGTCCTGTTGGGGGCGGTGTTGAGCCAGTTTCTGCTCCACAAAGAGTATAAAGGAGCTGATGAAAAAAAGGCGAACTTGCCTCCAATTGTTGAAGCGTCACGTCATGGAAAGAGTCACTTTGTTGCAGCGCGCTCAGGAATAAACCCAAAGAAACAATACAGAGCTGTGCTGTGTGTtgatcctctgcaggaggacaCTGTCTGGGTGCTGACTCTGCTTTTATTTCTCCACTTTCAAGGATCGACTGAAGATGCGCAGGAACCTGTTTACAAGGAAAACGCAGCAAGTTTCAGTGTGAGGGAATGCGGAGCGGGCTCACAATGCACAGGGATACCATTACTCATCCCTCTGTTTTTCTCCACACCGGACCACTTTGTCTTCAAGATATTTGCACCGAGGATCATTTCTAGGCTCCGGGATGAGAAACAAGTGTCCGGTAAAGGAACAAGGCGAAGCTGCAGTCCGGTTTTTGAGGATTAAAGCCACCGTCGGTGCTTTTGGAGGAGCTCTGTTGTGaaaccagttttgtttttgaaccTGTTGTGTTAGGAAAGGAGGAAGCGTCCTTGTGTTATGAGGAAGTTTGTGTGTTATAGAGCGTTTATAGCCTGAAGTTACTGTTAGACTTTTACACATATTAGATAGTAAGACAATAGAGTGATAATCTCAATGGGCTGAGGATGCTCGTGGGCACAGGAGGTTTGTTTTAGACTCTTTTGTTGGTGTAATAGTTTTACGTAACTGTTGACGTCTCCTGTGTTTACCAAGCGTCAGATCATTAAATTTACATAAGTCATACTCTGCTGTTGCACACCTGATCTGACAGCTGCCATGTAATTTGAGATGAGTTTAAATATTACAGTGAGCTAGTGTTTCCAACACAGCATGCATcaggacagcagcagcatcatctAGGCACTATGTGCATGTAGAAGTTTTCTTGCTTTCGGACCCGCTGGAGTATCAAGATGTCAGTGAAAGCCAAAGCGATCTACACTTTCCTGAGTGAAAACAAAGAAGAGATCAGCATCCAGGAGAATGAGGAACTGGTTATCTTCGACGAGAAGTCGGTGGATGGCTGGTTTCAGGGGGAGAACAGCCGAGGGGAGAGGGGTCTCTTCCCTGCGTCCTATGTGGAGATTATTCGCACTCGCTCCAACTCTAATGTGACTGACTGCTCCATAAGCCCGGCAGGATCTTTAGGAAATGACTCCTCCTACTTCCCTTCAACCCCAAACACCACTCTGCATTTGCAGCAGAGTTACTATGACGACGACGATGATGACTGGGACGACTGGGACGACAGGTCAACTGTGGTGGACGATGGTGACCACACTAGGAGCCCAGGAGCCAATGGACATGCCCATCAGAGCCCGCTGTCCAACAACCCCAATGTGCACTACCGGGCCAAGCCGCACATGGAGAGACAGGACAGCATCTCCAGCTCGAGGAAAGGCAGCATGGTGGGCAGGAACTTGAACAGATTTTCCAGCTTTGTGCGCTCAGGGGTCGAAGCGTTCGTGTTGGGGGACGTGCCCATGATGGCAAAGATAGCTGAGTCGTACACCATCGAGATGGGTCCTGTGGGGCCCGTGTGGAAGGACAACCCACAGCCTTTCTCCTGCTCCATTGAAGACCCCACAAAACAGACAAAGTTCAAGGGCATCAAGACGTACATTTCGTACAGGGTCACGCCGAGCCACACTGGGCGTCCTGTCTACAGACGCTACAAACACTTTGACTGGCTGTACAACCGCTTGCTGCACAAGTTCACTGTGATCTCTGTGCCTCACCTGCCCGAGAAGCAGGCCACGGGGCGTTTCGAGGAAGACTTCATCGAGAAACGTAAGAGACGGCTGATACTGTGGATGAACCACATGACCAGTCACCCAGTCCTCTCCCAGTATGAAGGCTTTGAACACTTTCTGATGTGCGCTGACGACAAGCAGTGGAAACTGGGCAAGAGACGAGCGGAGAAAGATGAGATGGTGGGTGCCCATTTCATGCTGACCCTCCAGATCCCCAATGAGCACCAGGACCTTCAGGATGTAGAGGAGCGCGTCGACACCTTCAAGGCTTTCGCTAAGAAGATGGACGACAGCGTGATGCAGCTCACGCACGTCGCCTCGGAGCTGGTGCGTAAACACCTGGGTGGGTTCAGGAAGGAGTTCCAGCGGCTGGGGAATGCCTTCCAGTCCATCAGCCAGTCGTTCATGCTGGACCCTCCCCACAGCTCCGAGGCCCTCAACAACGCCATCTCCCATACAGGCCGCACCTACGAGAACATTGGAGAGATGTTTGCAGAGCAACCTAAGTATGACCTCTTCCATATGCTGGACAAGCTGTCGCTCTACCAAGGCCTGCTGGGCAACTTCCCCGACATTATTCAtctacagaaaggtaaaatcatccgCCAGTAGATTAAATGTGTGAGATGTCATTGATGTCATCGTGCATGCAAACGCCATTACAGggaaattctaaaaaaaaatcatactaaTAATTACATCCATAATCAACACAGATGTTTGGATGTATCCGCAACCTCCCATCtgattttcattcctttttctaGCCATCAGGCCACATAACGAGCTCTTCATGACACAGCAAATAGGAGTTATCAGAGGGGCAAGCAGGTTATCAACGAACCCAGACACAACCAAGTGCTGTAGCGTCCTACAGTCAAGACAAGCAGCAGCTGCACTGGTGTTGCAAAAGCTTCAATAGTAGttactaataataatatacaaaGTGTCTGCCAATGGGAACAAACCGAGCTGACGGCCCGTGATCACGTTTTGCTTCTCAATCTGTGCGATTTATTTTGTTATGGATGACAGATTAGGTCAGGTTTTGCCTCcagcatctcacacacacacacacacacacacacacacacacacacacacacacacacacacacacacacacacacacagacatggtgTGTGTAGAGTTTAATATTAGGTCAGAGTGTTTTCCTACAGCATCTGAGGTCACCTGCTCCACCTCCTTCAGTTCAACTATTTACTCAATTAGCGATGCTGCAAAACTACCATTGATATTCTGTTTAAAActgggtgtgtgttttgttgtgggTTCACCTTAAATAGCTCTACGTTCTGCTCAAACTTTGATGAGACAAATAGGCAGGTGCTTTGTTGTAGTGCAATATAACAACCAACAGCCATGATGTGACAAGGACACCTGAGTAACACGGACAGGGAGTGGCTTATGTGTAAGAGATATGTTATCAGCTTATCTTAGCCACTCTGATGCTGGCGTTCCTCAAAATTGCTGTTAGATCTTAAGGTTCAAAATGTAACTGAATAAGATATAGCCTCCTGATACTTCTTGgggatatacagtatatgacagTATTTGTTAGGAGAAAAGATGTGGCCTAAAAGCTGAGCTGCTGGAGATAGAAGTCATTGTTGGATGTGTGACATTAGGCACTGTCTGACCAAATAGTTCTGGGGACTTCCTGAGAGGAACCGCTCACTGTGAAGCTTCCCTGAGAACTACATACCttcaaaggttttttttctgtttgcatttgcacCGCTAATAGGAACGCTGAAGTGATGTAAGCTGACTGATGATTGGTATTGCAAGTCCAAATCAGGTTGTATTTCCCCTGCCACATATATTTAAAGCCTATACTTTACTTTCAGTTCATTTGTCCTTGTTTTCTACCCCTTTTCTTCCCTGCTAtgagctgttgtttgtgttttctgttgtctGTTTATACCAGTGGATCCCAACTGGTGGattgcagtccaaaagtgggtcacgtgtagcctggaa encodes the following:
- the snx33 gene encoding sorting nexin-33, encoding MSVKAKAIYTFLSENKEEISIQENEELVIFDEKSVDGWFQGENSRGERGLFPASYVEIIRTRSNSNVTDCSISPAGSLGNDSSYFPSTPNTTLHLQQSYYDDDDDDWDDWDDRSTVVDDGDHTRSPGANGHAHQSPLSNNPNVHYRAKPHMERQDSISSSRKGSMVGRNLNRFSSFVRSGVEAFVLGDVPMMAKIAESYTIEMGPVGPVWKDNPQPFSCSIEDPTKQTKFKGIKTYISYRVTPSHTGRPVYRRYKHFDWLYNRLLHKFTVISVPHLPEKQATGRFEEDFIEKRKRRLILWMNHMTSHPVLSQYEGFEHFLMCADDKQWKLGKRRAEKDEMVGAHFMLTLQIPNEHQDLQDVEERVDTFKAFAKKMDDSVMQLTHVASELVRKHLGGFRKEFQRLGNAFQSISQSFMLDPPHSSEALNNAISHTGRTYENIGEMFAEQPKYDLFHMLDKLSLYQGLLGNFPDIIHLQKGAFAKVKESQRMSDEGKMDQDEADGIRKRCRTVGFALQAEMTHFHQQREVDFKDMMQAYLTEQIAFYQRVVQQLERTLRMYDCL